The following are encoded together in the uncultured Sphaerochaeta sp. genome:
- a CDS encoding M20/M25/M40 family metallo-hydrolase, translating into MLFLFLPISLLVVLAVVVFRTIAMRTHTKYKVTPATVQTDIEEKSILAKAVACRTVSHADPNFTEWSEFSRLFALLEASFPLCSKHRIIDEALGPYNLVYCFTGEDKSREPALLTAHLDVVGANEQEWTHPPFEGEIEEGFLYGRGSFDCKLQVISILSAFEHILKTENRPKHTWYVAFGCDEESNSSKEGAVHIARYFQEKGLQFSFVLDEGGVVSQKYIKGFEQSIAVVGVAEKGYLDLELSVERIAGHSSTPAFPTALGTLSQAIYRLENKQMPAKLTLPVKQMLTNLGKEGPFTYSMLFLNLWLTAGLLKFAFSKQSTLNAAIRSTIVPTVITASDKSNVIAKRATAIVNCRLLPGDTQEAILSWVTKTIASDSIRVKPMHCTPPSHISKTDGEAFSFLRETIKRTFPESIVTPYLMMGATDARKYQNLSDCIYRFTPARMDRSEVDRMHAPDERISLENISLAQQFYTQLITYW; encoded by the coding sequence ATGCTTTTCCTTTTCTTACCGATTTCCCTCCTGGTGGTCCTAGCCGTAGTGGTATTCAGGACTATCGCTATGCGAACACATACCAAGTACAAAGTGACACCTGCCACTGTACAAACAGACATTGAAGAGAAATCCATTCTCGCCAAAGCTGTTGCGTGTAGGACTGTATCACATGCAGATCCCAACTTTACAGAATGGAGTGAGTTCTCTCGTTTATTTGCACTCCTCGAAGCATCTTTCCCCCTGTGTAGCAAACACAGAATAATCGATGAGGCCCTTGGTCCCTATAATCTGGTCTACTGTTTCACCGGTGAGGATAAAAGCCGGGAACCAGCTCTCCTCACCGCCCATCTGGATGTGGTAGGAGCCAACGAACAAGAGTGGACCCATCCTCCATTCGAGGGAGAAATAGAAGAAGGCTTTCTGTATGGACGAGGCAGTTTTGACTGTAAACTGCAGGTAATCAGTATCCTCTCAGCCTTTGAGCACATACTCAAAACAGAAAATCGCCCCAAGCATACTTGGTATGTAGCCTTTGGATGTGATGAGGAGAGCAACAGCAGCAAGGAGGGAGCTGTTCATATTGCTCGCTATTTTCAAGAAAAGGGACTCCAATTCAGCTTCGTATTGGATGAGGGTGGTGTGGTCAGCCAGAAGTACATCAAAGGTTTCGAGCAAAGCATTGCTGTAGTAGGGGTTGCAGAGAAAGGGTATCTCGATCTTGAGCTCTCGGTTGAGAGAATAGCTGGACACTCCTCTACCCCTGCTTTTCCCACTGCTCTGGGAACACTCTCGCAGGCTATATACCGATTAGAAAACAAGCAAATGCCTGCAAAATTAACACTTCCAGTAAAACAGATGCTCACGAACCTAGGCAAGGAAGGCCCATTCACATACAGCATGCTCTTTCTCAATCTTTGGCTGACAGCGGGGCTCTTGAAGTTTGCTTTCTCCAAGCAATCTACGCTCAATGCTGCCATTAGAAGCACCATAGTTCCCACAGTCATCACAGCAAGTGATAAAAGCAATGTGATTGCAAAGAGGGCCACAGCTATTGTGAATTGTCGTTTGCTCCCAGGAGATACACAGGAAGCTATTCTCTCCTGGGTCACCAAAACAATTGCCTCTGATTCTATCAGGGTAAAGCCCATGCATTGCACTCCCCCTTCTCATATAAGCAAGACTGATGGTGAGGCTTTCAGCTTCCTCAGAGAAACCATCAAGAGGACGTTTCCAGAATCCATTGTTACCCCATACCTCATGATGGGAGCCACTGATGCAAGAAAATACCAGAATCTCAGTGATTGTATCTACCGTTTTACTCCAGCAAGGATGGACCGTAGCGAAGTTGACCGGATGCATGCTCCTGATGAGCGGATCAGCCTAGAGAATATCTCACTCGCCCAACAGTTTTATACTCAGCTGATCACTTACTGGTAG
- the secE gene encoding preprotein translocase subunit SecE has protein sequence MKKLFKYFKESSQELKKVVWPSREAVISSTKVVLVSTAIVAIFLGLVDFLLLKGVLFIL, from the coding sequence ATGAAGAAGCTATTTAAGTATTTCAAGGAGTCTTCCCAGGAACTGAAAAAGGTTGTCTGGCCCTCCCGTGAAGCTGTTATTTCTTCCACAAAGGTCGTACTTGTATCTACAGCCATCGTTGCAATATTCCTTGGGTTGGTGGACTTCCTCCTGCTTAAAGGTGTATTGTTTATTCTGTAA
- the clpB gene encoding ATP-dependent chaperone ClpB has translation MNIEKMTIKLRQAIGDADMLANEHGNAEITTEHLLLALINQKEGLLTPLFERLGVPPAMVSEKLRTLVNKLPKAYGGNAQRSLSAQLGNQLYAADKIASDFKDQYLSAEHFLLAVLEDVSEASKALKALGVTKDALMQALQTIRGNQTIQSEDPESRYQALEKYCKDMTTLARQGKLDPVIGRDEEIRRVMQVLSRRTKNNPVLIGEPGVGKTAIVEGLALRIASEDVPESLKNKQILSLDLGALVAGAKFRGEFEERLKAVVKEVTASEGRIILFIDELHTIVGAGASEGSTDASNLIKPALARGELHAIGATTLDEYRKYIEPDKALERRFQPVFTKEPSVEATIAILRGLKERYEVHHGVRIKDEALVAAATLSNRYITNRFLPDKAIDLVDEAASQLKMEIESQPEELDQIERKILQLNIEKQALSRETDKASKERLGKLERELSELQGTRDAMHLQWGNERNSIAKLRETKAKLEQLKTEEQRAEREGDLAKAAQIKHGEIPELLKQIEGMTAQLASVQVEGKQMLREEVSEDDIARIVSNWTGVPVAKMKESELHKYLNLEQTISEQVIGQKEAITAVSNAIRRNKAGIGDERKPLGTFLFAGPTGVGKTLLAKVLAQFLFDDEKALTRIDMSEYMEKFSVSRLIGAPPGYVGYDQGGQLTEVVRRRPYSVILFDEIEKAHPDVFNVLLQLLDDGRLTDGQGRVVDFTNTVIIMTSNLGSQQLLAAETHEEGVRLVGEIIHQSFKPEFINRLDEIIIFERLGEAQIRKIVVLQLEQLRLRLQKRGFFLTWEDDVLSLLYKEGYDPVFGARPIRRAVQRFVENPLSVQLLSGDFGPGSKILLTLEGEEVVAHKIG, from the coding sequence ATGAATATTGAAAAAATGACAATCAAGCTGCGTCAAGCCATCGGCGATGCCGATATGCTTGCCAACGAGCATGGCAACGCTGAAATTACTACAGAACATCTCTTGTTGGCTTTGATCAACCAGAAAGAGGGGTTGCTTACGCCGCTCTTTGAGCGTCTGGGGGTTCCCCCTGCCATGGTGAGTGAAAAACTGAGGACACTGGTCAACAAGCTTCCCAAGGCATATGGTGGGAATGCACAGCGGTCCTTGTCTGCCCAACTGGGAAATCAACTCTATGCGGCTGATAAAATTGCATCGGACTTCAAAGATCAGTACCTGAGTGCAGAACACTTCCTGCTTGCTGTCTTGGAGGACGTTTCAGAGGCAAGCAAGGCACTCAAGGCCCTTGGGGTAACCAAGGATGCTCTTATGCAGGCATTGCAGACGATCAGAGGAAACCAGACAATTCAGAGCGAAGATCCAGAGAGCCGCTACCAGGCACTGGAGAAGTACTGCAAAGATATGACCACCCTTGCCCGGCAGGGGAAGCTCGATCCCGTCATCGGTCGTGATGAGGAGATTCGACGGGTGATGCAGGTGCTTTCCAGAAGAACCAAGAACAATCCCGTATTGATTGGGGAGCCCGGGGTAGGAAAGACTGCAATTGTAGAAGGGCTTGCCCTGCGTATTGCTTCGGAGGATGTCCCAGAGTCATTGAAGAACAAACAAATTCTGAGTTTGGACCTTGGTGCCTTGGTGGCAGGTGCAAAGTTCAGGGGAGAGTTTGAGGAACGACTGAAGGCAGTGGTGAAGGAAGTAACGGCCAGTGAAGGCAGAATTATTCTGTTCATCGACGAGCTGCATACCATTGTAGGCGCAGGGGCAAGTGAAGGTTCAACCGATGCTTCAAACCTGATCAAGCCAGCACTTGCTAGGGGGGAGTTGCATGCCATTGGTGCGACAACCCTTGATGAATACCGAAAGTATATCGAACCTGACAAGGCATTGGAACGGAGATTCCAGCCGGTGTTCACCAAGGAACCTTCGGTGGAAGCGACTATCGCCATCCTGAGGGGATTGAAAGAACGGTACGAAGTCCACCATGGGGTACGGATCAAGGATGAGGCCCTTGTTGCAGCAGCTACGCTGAGCAACCGGTATATAACCAACCGCTTTCTTCCGGACAAGGCAATTGATTTGGTCGATGAGGCGGCAAGCCAACTCAAGATGGAAATAGAGAGTCAGCCGGAAGAGTTGGATCAGATAGAGCGAAAGATTCTCCAACTCAACATTGAGAAGCAGGCGCTCTCCAGGGAGACTGACAAGGCCAGCAAAGAACGGTTGGGTAAACTCGAGCGTGAGTTGAGCGAACTGCAGGGAACACGTGATGCTATGCATCTGCAATGGGGAAATGAACGTAATTCCATTGCCAAACTCAGGGAGACAAAGGCAAAGCTTGAGCAGCTGAAGACGGAAGAGCAACGTGCTGAGAGAGAGGGCGATCTTGCAAAAGCTGCCCAGATCAAGCATGGGGAAATACCTGAGTTGCTTAAGCAGATCGAAGGTATGACTGCGCAACTTGCTTCTGTGCAAGTTGAGGGAAAGCAGATGCTCCGCGAGGAAGTCAGTGAAGATGATATTGCCCGTATTGTCAGTAACTGGACAGGGGTTCCTGTGGCCAAGATGAAGGAGAGTGAGCTGCATAAGTATCTGAATCTTGAACAGACCATTTCCGAGCAAGTCATTGGTCAGAAAGAAGCTATTACGGCAGTAAGTAATGCAATCCGCCGTAACAAGGCAGGAATCGGGGACGAAAGAAAGCCCTTGGGAACTTTCTTGTTTGCAGGGCCCACCGGAGTCGGAAAGACCTTGCTTGCCAAGGTACTTGCTCAATTTCTTTTTGATGATGAGAAAGCCTTGACCCGCATCGATATGAGCGAGTACATGGAAAAGTTTTCGGTCAGTAGATTGATTGGGGCTCCTCCCGGGTACGTGGGGTATGACCAAGGAGGGCAACTGACTGAGGTCGTACGCAGACGTCCCTATTCTGTAATTCTTTTTGATGAGATTGAGAAGGCCCACCCTGATGTATTCAACGTGTTGCTTCAGTTGTTGGATGATGGCAGGTTAACCGATGGCCAGGGACGGGTGGTCGATTTCACCAATACGGTGATCATTATGACCAGCAACCTAGGGAGTCAGCAGCTACTCGCTGCAGAGACGCATGAGGAGGGTGTTCGTTTGGTTGGGGAGATAATCCACCAGTCCTTCAAGCCGGAGTTCATAAACCGCTTGGATGAGATCATTATTTTCGAAAGGCTGGGAGAAGCCCAGATCCGTAAGATTGTGGTTTTGCAGCTAGAGCAACTCCGTCTACGGTTGCAGAAACGTGGGTTCTTCCTGACATGGGAGGATGATGTGCTCTCATTGCTCTACAAGGAGGGGTATGATCCAGTCTTTGGGGCTCGACCAATTCGCCGTGCTGTTCAGCGATTTGTGGAGAACCCCTTGTCGGTACAGCTACTCTCTGGTGATTTCGGTCCTGGGTCGAAGATTTTGCTTACTCTAGAGGGGGAAGAGGTGGTTGCCCATAAGATTGGCTAG
- the rpmG gene encoding 50S ribosomal protein L33 gives MADSKKKGPVEKIALQCTECKQKNYTTEKNRRNTQGKLELKKYCPFERKHTLHREAKIK, from the coding sequence ATGGCTGATTCAAAGAAAAAAGGTCCTGTTGAGAAAATTGCTCTTCAGTGCACCGAATGTAAGCAGAAAAATTACACTACCGAGAAGAATCGGAGAAATACTCAGGGTAAGCTTGAGTTAAAGAAGTATTGTCCGTTCGAGCGCAAGCACACCTTGCACCGCGAGGCAAAAATTAAATAA
- a CDS encoding nucleotidyltransferase family protein: MQNLILAAGLGMRSKGKKLLLPYKGTTIVAHAVEQSLMAGLRTVLVTGFKADQVKQAVTHLACPQLQVVHNEQFRKGQGSSTICGASYLGHDSPFFISLADMPLIESRHYLYLIEQTSASVSRPSYKGKLGHPVLLDPSFLAIIGSQKSSFTMRGLLQAYPVQAIEVTDEAYVTDIDTLDAYHHLVESSQSYGQPPLPPLE; encoded by the coding sequence ATGCAGAATCTTATTCTGGCCGCAGGCCTCGGGATGCGAAGCAAAGGGAAAAAACTTCTGTTGCCCTACAAGGGTACCACCATTGTTGCACATGCAGTGGAACAATCCCTGATGGCAGGACTCAGAACGGTACTGGTCACAGGGTTCAAGGCAGACCAAGTGAAACAAGCAGTTACGCATCTCGCCTGCCCCCAGCTACAGGTTGTTCACAATGAACAGTTCCGTAAAGGACAAGGAAGCTCCACAATCTGTGGAGCCTCCTACCTTGGGCATGATTCGCCATTTTTTATTTCGCTTGCCGATATGCCCCTTATCGAGAGTAGACATTACCTTTATCTGATTGAACAGACTTCCGCTTCTGTCTCTAGACCCTCATACAAAGGAAAACTTGGGCATCCGGTTCTGCTTGATCCAAGTTTCCTTGCAATTATCGGGTCACAAAAAAGCTCTTTTACCATGCGTGGGCTGTTACAGGCTTATCCTGTCCAGGCTATCGAAGTTACCGATGAGGCGTATGTTACCGACATCGACACGCTCGATGCATACCACCACTTGGTGGAGTCTAGCCAATCTTATGGGCAACCACCTCTTCCCCCTCTAGAGTAA
- a CDS encoding glycogen/starch/alpha-glucan phosphorylase, whose amino-acid sequence MQDQQKTKYGHRAKDIAQDFAEHLKYSQDADIYHTTKEGRYTALALSVRDRIIHQWNQSRKTQRANGAKRVYYLSLEFLMGRAMTNNIINLGIENEVLEALSSLGYTYEELSEVEPDAGLGNGGLGRLAACFLDSLATLEIPAYGYGIRYNYGIFRQQIKNGWQAEQPDNWLRDGNPWEIHRPDVVYPIHFGGEVQVIREHGRDRFKWSGSEVVNGVAYDTPIIGYGCKTVNTLRLWSAKSPEEFNFHEFNDGDYTEAVRSKISAENLSQVLYPNDTLYMGKELRLKQQYFFVACSLADIINRFKRKESNWGVLPDYAAIQLNDTHPSLAVPELMRLLIDEENLDWDKAWEITVKTMGYTNHTLMPEALEKWSLPMLQKILPRHMQIIFEINHRFLQQAVSYFPLQPQMLSKISIIEETNPKQVRMAHLAIIGSHSTNGVAELHSQLLKKSMFPQFNLIFKDRFNNKTNGITQRRWLLASNPKLATLINSAIGDGWITDYNQIEKLKPFAEDKNFLADFAEIKLENKIHAAAFLQKDSNLVINPNTFFDVQVKRIHEYKRQLLNALNILLMYNDLKRAGAATKDMEPTSFLFGGKAAPGYVNAKLIIKLINNIAKVINADPTTNDRLSIHFMPNYRVSMAEAIIPATNLSEQISTAGTEASGTGNMKFMCNGALTIGTMDGANIEIAQEVGEENMFIFGNTEEEIQKLSLSYDPFTFVMADKEIKDAIDLLFSGYFNINEPNIFEPLRRSLFEEGDRYYHFADLRMYSDAHRKARELYKGDREAWNRMAVLNIASSGKFSSDRTITQYAKEIWNIDPCPVEKDLSEDTALQDAVKRR is encoded by the coding sequence ATGCAGGATCAACAAAAAACCAAGTACGGACATCGTGCTAAAGACATTGCCCAAGACTTTGCTGAACATCTCAAGTACAGCCAGGATGCAGATATTTATCATACCACCAAAGAAGGGCGATATACAGCCCTGGCACTCTCAGTTCGGGACAGAATCATCCACCAGTGGAACCAGAGTCGCAAAACCCAACGTGCAAACGGGGCAAAACGGGTCTACTATCTCTCTCTGGAATTCCTCATGGGAAGGGCGATGACGAACAACATCATAAATCTCGGTATCGAGAATGAAGTTTTGGAAGCCCTCTCCTCACTGGGATATACCTATGAGGAACTCAGCGAAGTGGAACCGGATGCCGGATTGGGGAATGGGGGACTCGGCAGACTTGCTGCTTGTTTCCTAGACTCCCTTGCCACTCTTGAGATTCCCGCGTACGGATATGGAATCCGTTACAATTATGGAATTTTCCGCCAACAGATCAAGAATGGATGGCAAGCAGAACAACCGGATAACTGGTTGCGTGATGGCAATCCTTGGGAAATCCACAGACCAGATGTAGTGTACCCTATCCACTTCGGCGGTGAAGTCCAGGTAATCAGAGAACATGGACGCGATCGTTTCAAGTGGAGTGGCTCGGAAGTGGTCAACGGCGTTGCCTACGACACACCAATCATCGGTTATGGGTGCAAAACAGTGAACACACTTCGTCTCTGGTCTGCAAAAAGCCCGGAAGAATTCAACTTCCATGAATTCAATGACGGTGATTACACTGAGGCTGTCCGCTCAAAAATCAGTGCAGAGAACCTGAGCCAGGTACTCTATCCCAATGACACCCTATACATGGGCAAGGAGCTGAGGCTCAAACAACAATACTTCTTTGTAGCCTGTTCCCTTGCAGACATCATCAACCGTTTCAAGCGGAAAGAGAGCAACTGGGGTGTACTCCCAGACTACGCTGCAATCCAGCTTAATGACACACACCCATCCCTGGCTGTACCTGAATTGATGCGTCTCCTTATTGATGAAGAGAACCTCGATTGGGATAAAGCATGGGAGATCACTGTAAAAACCATGGGGTACACCAATCACACCTTGATGCCGGAGGCACTTGAGAAATGGTCACTACCCATGTTGCAGAAGATTCTTCCCCGTCATATGCAGATTATCTTCGAGATCAATCATCGATTCCTACAACAGGCAGTCTCCTACTTCCCTCTTCAACCGCAAATGCTCAGTAAGATAAGCATCATCGAGGAGACAAACCCAAAGCAAGTTCGCATGGCACACCTGGCCATCATTGGCAGCCACAGCACCAATGGGGTTGCAGAATTACACTCCCAATTATTGAAGAAGTCCATGTTCCCGCAGTTCAATCTTATCTTCAAGGACCGTTTCAACAACAAGACGAATGGCATTACCCAACGCCGATGGTTGCTTGCTTCAAATCCCAAGCTTGCAACACTGATAAACAGCGCCATAGGTGATGGCTGGATCACGGACTACAACCAGATTGAAAAACTCAAACCGTTCGCTGAAGACAAGAACTTCCTCGCTGATTTTGCAGAAATCAAGCTGGAGAACAAGATTCATGCTGCTGCCTTCCTGCAGAAAGACAGCAACCTAGTCATCAATCCAAACACGTTTTTTGATGTCCAGGTAAAAAGAATTCATGAATACAAGCGACAGCTGCTCAATGCCTTGAACATACTGCTCATGTACAATGACCTAAAGAGGGCAGGAGCTGCTACAAAAGACATGGAACCCACATCCTTCCTCTTTGGAGGAAAAGCAGCCCCGGGATATGTCAATGCAAAATTGATCATAAAGCTGATAAACAATATTGCAAAGGTAATCAATGCGGATCCGACAACCAATGACCGCCTTTCCATTCACTTCATGCCAAACTACCGAGTCTCAATGGCAGAGGCCATTATACCGGCTACAAACCTTTCAGAGCAGATCTCAACAGCTGGAACGGAGGCCTCTGGAACAGGAAACATGAAATTCATGTGTAATGGAGCACTGACTATTGGAACCATGGATGGTGCGAATATCGAAATTGCCCAAGAAGTTGGCGAAGAGAACATGTTCATCTTCGGCAATACTGAAGAGGAAATTCAGAAATTGAGCCTCTCATATGATCCCTTCACTTTTGTGATGGCAGATAAAGAGATTAAGGATGCAATAGATTTGCTCTTCAGCGGCTACTTCAACATCAATGAACCAAATATTTTTGAGCCACTACGCAGAAGCTTGTTTGAGGAAGGCGACAGATACTACCACTTTGCAGACCTCCGGATGTACAGCGATGCACACCGCAAGGCAAGAGAACTCTATAAGGGAGATAGGGAGGCCTGGAACAGAATGGCAGTCCTGAACATTGCCTCAAGTGGCAAATTCTCCAGTGACAGGACCATTACACAATATGCAAAGGAAATATGGAATATTGACCCATGTCCTGTAGAAAAGGATCTCAGCGAAGATACAGCTCTTCAGGATGCGGTTAAACGAAGATAG
- a CDS encoding TetR/AcrR family transcriptional regulator, with protein sequence MPKKIDHEERKEKILQTALKVFAREGYRDSNLSLIATECGISRPTIYQYFKDKEEIYYYAVKLVTGRMFNKYAAYAWSTNQDLVSRIATICLDIMQTASEHEGELTSLVDVMLQMKKEGRDFNEIILRRTAKLTILFKRLLRMGVKAGDIIDCDVNRVADHLLMLLESSCFQVAFLDTFDMRLSKQLISTYLDFYRA encoded by the coding sequence ATGCCTAAAAAGATCGATCATGAAGAGAGAAAGGAGAAAATTCTCCAAACTGCACTGAAAGTCTTTGCAAGAGAAGGCTATCGTGATTCCAACCTCTCTCTGATAGCCACAGAGTGTGGCATTTCCCGTCCTACCATTTATCAATATTTCAAGGACAAGGAAGAGATCTACTACTATGCGGTGAAGTTGGTAACGGGAAGAATGTTCAACAAGTATGCAGCCTATGCCTGGTCGACCAACCAGGACTTGGTAAGCAGGATTGCCACCATCTGCCTGGATATCATGCAGACAGCTAGTGAGCATGAAGGCGAATTGACCAGTCTGGTAGATGTCATGCTGCAGATGAAGAAGGAAGGTCGGGATTTCAACGAGATCATTCTCAGGCGAACAGCCAAGCTCACCATCCTTTTCAAACGTCTCCTTCGAATGGGAGTGAAGGCGGGAGATATTATTGATTGTGATGTGAACAGGGTTGCAGACCATCTTCTTATGTTGCTTGAATCATCCTGCTTCCAGGTTGCATTCCTTGATACGTTTGACATGCGGCTTTCCAAGCAGCTGATCAGCACCTACCTGGATTTTTACAGGGCCTAG
- a CDS encoding DUF554 domain-containing protein yields the protein MIATYFNALMVVIGSFIGLFLKHRLKASYQEVVFTSSGLITLVIGFSMAMQTGSYLILLFSVVIGGFVGYALKIEDGVMSFGSWMEKRVSRGQGSAESARNFALGFLNASLLFCSGAMTVVGAIQAGTVGDYQLILVKSIMDGCMAIIFSAAYGIGVMASALFILLYQGFFTLAGGWIAPILGDAGINELASVGGVLLMMIGFGLLDIRKTKTGNFLPAMVIAPLLTLLAPMFKSLFSGFGL from the coding sequence ATGATTGCCACCTACTTCAATGCCTTGATGGTTGTTATTGGTTCCTTTATTGGATTATTTCTGAAACACCGGCTGAAAGCTTCCTATCAGGAGGTTGTTTTCACATCCTCTGGACTGATTACCTTGGTCATTGGGTTTTCCATGGCAATGCAGACTGGTTCCTATCTGATCTTGCTATTTTCTGTGGTCATTGGAGGGTTTGTAGGATATGCTCTCAAGATTGAAGACGGTGTGATGTCCTTTGGGTCATGGATGGAGAAGCGGGTCAGTAGAGGCCAGGGTAGTGCAGAGAGCGCGCGCAACTTTGCCCTGGGATTCCTTAACGCCTCCCTGTTGTTTTGCAGTGGCGCCATGACGGTGGTAGGTGCAATTCAGGCAGGCACTGTTGGTGACTATCAATTGATTCTGGTAAAGTCAATCATGGATGGATGTATGGCAATAATATTCAGTGCTGCCTATGGTATAGGTGTCATGGCAAGTGCACTTTTCATTCTCCTGTATCAAGGCTTCTTTACTTTGGCAGGGGGGTGGATAGCCCCAATACTTGGGGATGCAGGCATCAATGAGCTGGCATCGGTTGGTGGTGTATTGTTGATGATGATTGGCTTTGGTCTACTGGATATCAGAAAAACCAAGACTGGGAATTTTCTGCCTGCAATGGTTATAGCTCCTCTGCTGACACTGCTTGCTCCAATGTTTAAGAGTCTTTTTTCTGGGTTTGGTTTGTAG
- a CDS encoding helix-turn-helix domain-containing protein: protein MQTFWDRVILLLNSPTVVELSTMLEVKRSTLSSWIHTDRRPPLHVAMKITELTGVSLEWLENGNNWESMASEEAAENIAQYKKLVIAQIEELDHQQLEVIQSLLYYFKNNTSTNQTQKKDS, encoded by the coding sequence ATGCAAACATTCTGGGACAGAGTCATTCTTCTTCTTAATTCACCTACGGTGGTGGAACTTTCCACCATGCTTGAAGTCAAACGCAGCACTCTCTCCAGCTGGATCCATACTGACAGACGTCCCCCATTGCATGTTGCAATGAAAATCACCGAACTCACTGGAGTGAGTCTTGAGTGGCTGGAGAATGGAAACAATTGGGAATCAATGGCAAGTGAAGAAGCTGCCGAGAATATCGCTCAATATAAAAAGCTTGTCATCGCCCAGATAGAAGAACTTGACCATCAACAACTGGAGGTCATCCAGTCACTTCTGTACTACTTCAAGAACAATACTTCTACAAACCAAACCCAGAAAAAAGACTCTTAA
- the argF gene encoding ornithine carbamoyltransferase produces the protein MIPMKGRSFLTLKDYSGQEILDLLQLSADLKAKKQGKHYPEMLQGKLLAGKNIVLIFDKSSTRTRCSFEVAAFDEGACVTFLTNSQMGKKESIEDTAKVLGRMYDGIQYRGFSPQVIRDIAHYSGVPVWNGLTDDDHPTQVLADVLTAMEHTHKAPKDLKFAYIGDGRNNVSNALMIGAAKLGMEYRIAAPKELFPSQLLLDELAPAAKESGAKLWATTDPVEAVQGVDVIYTDVWVSMGEEDQTAARIALLKDYQVTMDLLKASGNEQVLFEHCLPSFHDLNTSVAQQIHEQFGLTELEVTDEVFRSSHSVVFDEAENRMHTIKAVMVATLAALS, from the coding sequence CTTGGATCTTCTCCAACTCTCTGCCGACCTGAAAGCAAAAAAACAAGGGAAGCACTATCCTGAAATGCTGCAAGGCAAGCTGCTTGCGGGAAAGAATATTGTCTTGATCTTTGATAAGAGCTCAACCCGTACCCGTTGTTCATTCGAGGTAGCTGCTTTTGACGAAGGAGCCTGTGTTACGTTTCTGACCAACAGCCAAATGGGCAAAAAGGAATCCATCGAGGATACTGCGAAGGTGTTGGGAAGGATGTATGATGGTATCCAGTATCGTGGATTCTCCCCACAGGTTATCAGGGATATTGCTCACTACAGTGGCGTTCCCGTCTGGAATGGGCTGACCGATGATGATCATCCCACCCAGGTACTGGCGGACGTTCTGACAGCGATGGAGCATACCCACAAGGCCCCTAAAGACCTGAAATTCGCGTATATCGGGGACGGGAGAAACAATGTCTCCAATGCACTGATGATCGGTGCGGCAAAATTGGGTATGGAGTATCGTATTGCTGCACCCAAAGAGCTGTTCCCATCCCAACTGTTGCTTGATGAGTTAGCTCCTGCTGCAAAGGAGAGTGGAGCCAAATTGTGGGCTACCACTGACCCTGTTGAGGCTGTACAGGGTGTTGATGTGATCTACACCGATGTGTGGGTTTCCATGGGAGAGGAAGACCAGACCGCAGCAAGAATTGCCCTTCTGAAGGACTATCAGGTAACGATGGACTTGCTCAAGGCTTCTGGGAATGAACAGGTATTGTTTGAACACTGTCTTCCCTCGTTCCATGATCTCAATACCAGTGTTGCACAGCAGATTCACGAACAATTCGGCCTAACGGAACTGGAAGTAACTGATGAAGTGTTCAGGAGCAGTCATTCAGTTGTGTTTGACGAGGCTGAAAATCGTATGCACACCATCAAGGCTGTAATGGTTGCTACACTTGCTGCTCTTAGCTAG
- a CDS encoding Hsp20/alpha crystallin family protein — MKYLTTRRNYDSPVVSAFDSLFNDMFGDWGVYSSKFPAVDITENDDAYILEAELPGYKQKEVKVNIEKHVLKLSSAKETKKEEKDKKRLVSERCYQCFERSFSLPEDVDEEKIAGEFTDGILTLTLPKKELAKPKAIEVKIK, encoded by the coding sequence ATGAAATATTTAACTACAAGAAGAAACTATGATTCACCGGTAGTCTCAGCATTTGATTCTCTGTTTAATGACATGTTTGGGGATTGGGGAGTGTATTCCTCCAAATTTCCGGCTGTCGATATCACCGAGAACGATGATGCCTACATCCTGGAAGCAGAACTCCCTGGGTACAAGCAGAAGGAAGTGAAGGTCAACATTGAGAAACATGTTCTTAAATTGAGCTCTGCCAAGGAGACCAAGAAGGAGGAGAAGGACAAAAAGCGCCTTGTTTCTGAACGCTGCTACCAGTGCTTTGAACGATCATTCTCCTTGCCTGAAGATGTGGATGAGGAGAAAATCGCAGGTGAGTTTACCGATGGTATTCTTACGTTGACGCTTCCAAAGAAGGAACTTGCAAAACCCAAGGCAATCGAAGTAAAAATCAAATAA